From Streptomyces zhihengii, the proteins below share one genomic window:
- a CDS encoding NAD(P)-dependent malic enzyme: MAAEIVNPRSDSATTESADEPFDPAFALHRGGKMAIQATVPVRDKDDLSLAYTPGVAKVCTAIAEQPELVHDYTWKSQVVAVVTDGTAVLGLGDIGPEASLPVMEGKAILFKQFGGVDAVPIALATTDTDEIVETVVRLAPSFGGVNLEDISAPRCFEIERKLQERLDIPVFHDDQHGTAVVTLAALRNAAKLTGRGLGDLRAVISGAGAAGVAIAKFLLEAGLGDVAVTDRKGIVSRDREDLTAVKREIAGLTNRAGLSGTLETALAGADVFIGVSGGTVPEEAVATMAPGAFVFAMANPNPEVHPDVAHKYAAVVATGRSDYPNQINNVLAFPGIFAGALQVRASRITEGMKIAAANALADVVGDDLSADYVIPSPFDERVAPAVTAAVAAAARAEGVARR, encoded by the coding sequence ATGGCAGCGGAGATCGTCAATCCTCGCAGCGACAGCGCCACGACGGAGAGTGCCGACGAGCCCTTCGATCCGGCGTTCGCCCTGCACCGCGGCGGCAAGATGGCCATCCAGGCCACCGTGCCGGTGCGGGACAAGGATGATCTGTCCCTCGCGTACACACCCGGCGTCGCCAAGGTGTGCACCGCAATCGCCGAGCAGCCCGAGCTCGTCCACGACTACACCTGGAAGTCCCAGGTCGTCGCCGTCGTGACGGACGGGACCGCGGTGCTCGGCCTCGGCGACATCGGCCCGGAGGCCTCCCTCCCGGTCATGGAGGGGAAAGCGATCCTCTTCAAGCAGTTCGGCGGCGTGGACGCGGTCCCGATCGCCCTCGCCACCACCGACACCGACGAGATCGTCGAGACCGTCGTCCGGCTCGCCCCCTCCTTCGGCGGCGTGAACCTGGAGGACATCTCGGCGCCGCGGTGCTTCGAGATCGAGCGCAAGCTCCAGGAGCGCCTCGACATCCCCGTCTTCCACGACGACCAGCACGGCACCGCCGTGGTGACCCTCGCGGCCCTGCGCAACGCGGCCAAGCTGACCGGCCGGGGTCTGGGCGACCTCCGCGCGGTCATCTCCGGCGCCGGCGCGGCCGGTGTGGCCATCGCGAAGTTCCTGCTGGAGGCCGGCCTCGGCGACGTGGCCGTCACCGACCGCAAGGGCATCGTCAGCCGGGACCGCGAGGACCTCACCGCGGTCAAGCGCGAGATCGCCGGGCTCACCAACCGGGCCGGGCTCTCCGGCACGCTGGAGACGGCGCTCGCCGGCGCGGACGTGTTCATCGGCGTCTCCGGCGGCACCGTCCCGGAGGAGGCCGTCGCGACGATGGCGCCGGGGGCGTTCGTCTTCGCCATGGCCAACCCGAACCCCGAGGTCCACCCCGACGTCGCGCACAAGTACGCGGCGGTCGTGGCGACCGGGCGTTCGGACTACCCGAACCAGATCAACAACGTCCTCGCCTTCCCGGGCATCTTCGCGGGCGCGCTCCAGGTGCGGGCCTCCCGCATCACCGAGGGCATGAAGATCGCGGCGGCGAACGCGCTGGCGGACGTGGTCGGGGACGACCTGTCGGCCGACTACGTGATCCCCTCCCCGTTCGACGAGCGGGTGGCTCCCGCGGTGACCGCTGCCGTGGCGGCCGCGGCGCGTGCGGAGGGTGTGGCGCGGCGCTGA
- a CDS encoding zinc-binding dehydrogenase, with product MFAAYAARIDRDQPLNGLELGERPAPQERPGWTTVTVRAASLNHHDLWSLRGVGLSEDKLPMILGCDAAGVDQDGNEVVLHSVIGQSGHGVGPGEPRSILTERYQGTFAEQVSVPTWNVLPKPRELSFEEAACLPTAWLTAYRMLFTNAGVRPGDSVLVQGAGGGVATAALVLGRAAGLRMYATSRDEAKRRRAVELGAEEAFEPGARLPRRVDAVIETVGAATWSHSVKSLRPGGTLVISGATSGDRPSHAELTRIFFLELKVVGSTMGSKDELEDLLSFCAVTGVRPVIDQVLPLDRAREGFERIEKGDLFGKIVLTGA from the coding sequence ATGTTCGCCGCCTACGCCGCACGCATCGACCGTGACCAGCCGCTGAACGGTCTCGAACTCGGGGAACGGCCCGCGCCGCAGGAGCGTCCGGGCTGGACGACCGTGACCGTCAGGGCCGCCTCGCTCAACCACCACGACCTGTGGTCGCTGCGGGGCGTCGGCCTCTCCGAGGACAAGCTGCCGATGATCCTGGGCTGCGACGCCGCGGGCGTCGACCAGGACGGCAACGAGGTCGTGCTCCACTCCGTCATCGGCCAGAGCGGCCACGGGGTCGGCCCCGGCGAGCCCCGGTCCATCCTCACCGAGCGCTACCAGGGCACCTTCGCCGAGCAGGTGAGCGTCCCCACCTGGAACGTGCTGCCCAAGCCGCGGGAGCTCAGCTTCGAGGAGGCCGCCTGTCTGCCGACGGCGTGGCTCACCGCGTACCGCATGCTCTTCACCAACGCCGGTGTGCGCCCCGGTGACTCGGTCCTCGTGCAGGGCGCGGGCGGCGGTGTCGCGACCGCCGCGCTGGTGCTCGGCCGGGCGGCCGGGCTGCGGATGTACGCCACCAGCCGCGACGAGGCCAAGCGCCGGCGCGCCGTCGAACTCGGCGCCGAGGAGGCGTTCGAGCCGGGTGCGCGGCTGCCGCGCCGGGTGGACGCCGTGATCGAGACGGTCGGGGCCGCCACCTGGTCCCACTCCGTCAAGTCGCTGCGCCCCGGGGGCACTCTGGTGATCTCGGGGGCGACCAGCGGCGACCGCCCGTCCCACGCCGAACTGACCCGCATCTTCTTCCTGGAGCTCAAGGTCGTCGGCTCCACCATGGGGTCGAAGGACGAGCTGGAGGACCTGCTGTCCTTCTGCGCGGTGACCGGGGTCCGGCCGGTGATCGACCAGGTGCTTCCGCTGGACCGGGCCCGCGAGGGCTTCGAGCGGATCGAGAAGGGCGACCTCTTCGGCAAGATCGTGCTGACCGGGGCCTGA